TAGCTCTGCCTTTAGTAATACTATCGGTTTTGCCTTATTGACTGGTAGTGCTATCCGTTATCGATTTTACTCCAGTTGGGGAGTGTCAGCAGTTGCGATCGCTCAAGTAATTGCTTTCGCTAATTTTACTTTTTGGTTGGGGATGTTTGCCGTTGCAGGTTGCTTATTCCTCATCAATCCCCTCAAAATTCCTACTCAACTACATTTACCTTTTGCCACTGTGCGTCCCATTGGGATAATTTTTCTGCTATTGGTTGCTGGTTATTTGGTAGGAAGTATTTTTATTAAGCAACCATTAATAATTCGGGGACAAGAATTTCGATTTCCTACTTTTAAGATATCCCTTGTCCAAATAGCAATTTCTGGTCTTGATTGGATTTTGGCAGCAGCAGTTCTTTATCCTCTGCTTCCCGGTAATATATCTTTGTCCTATCTGGACTTTTTGGGAATCTACTTACTAGCGATGTTTGCAGGTGTTGTTAGTAATGTCCCTGGTGGTTTGGGAGTATTTGAAACTGTAATTTTGCTGATTCTCTCATCTAAAATTTCGGCGGCAGCAATTTTAGGGTCAATGCTGGCTTATCGAGGAGTCTATTATTTTTTACCTTTGCTAGTAGCAGCTGGGTTATTAGGAATTTATGAAATTAGATTTAGAGCCAGTAAGTAAGTCAGCGTGAAAATTTCAATGTATGTCATTGCGAATGTAACGAAGTGGAATGAAGCATAAGTCCTTCGGACACGCTTCGCGAACACAAAGGTCTTGTAGATTTTACATTCTGTTACATGGTAAGGTCTATTTATACCGACTTACTTAATTTAAAAATATCAATAATAAACGCTGAAGTCCAGTTTCAGTATAACTACGAACAGTTAGATCCCCGACTTGTTTAAGAAGTCGGGGATCTAAGATTTTTGTTTATTTTAAATACGATATCTTCACAAATAGCGCATGAAAAGTCCTAATTTTTGCTGAGGCGATCGCTAATTCAACTCTATAACAATAGTAACAGTTAGTTGGAAGTTTTGAATTAGATTTCCATAAATCATCATCAAAGTTCCGTTTTACTATTTGAGGATAGAAAGAATCATGAAAAATAAAGTATTGTTTGGTGCTATATTTCTGACAACTTGGGTAGGAACATTAATTCCCGGTGCTTTAGCTGCCTCACCCTGTTCTGTAGGACAAAAGGCTGAGGTTCTTTGGAAGGAAAAATGGTATCCAGCAACGGTACTTAAGGTTAAGAATGATAATTGCTATATTACTTATGAAGGTTATAGTAGTTCCTGGAATGAATGGGTTGGCACTGAACGCTTTCGGGCATCATTTGGAGTTGGAGATGCAGTGAGAATTTTGTGGAAAGGGAAATGGTATAAAGGGCAGGTTTTAGAAGTTAATAACGATCTTTATAAAATTACTTATGATGGCTACGATAGCTCTTGGGATGAGTGGGTTGAACCTTCTAGAGTAAGTAGATAGAGAATATTTCGGTTTTATAAATTTAAGTTTAATACCAATTCTGTATGAAGATGCACATAATAATACCCCCCTGTAGTCCCCCCTTGGCAAGCTATGGTGTACACACAAGTCGAATCACCCCCCTTAATCCCCCCGATATATTGGGGGGAAACAAGAAATCTAGTTCCCTCCCCTTTATAAGGGGAGGGTTAGGGTGGGGTAAAGCCTCGGTTAATCAGCTATTTCAGACTTGTGTATACACCGTAGCCGATGCCTTGGGGGGACGGCGATAGCCGGGGGGTGAATTATATGCAGCTTCACAAATAAATGGTATAAGGGACGATTTCACTTGTTGGAGTCGTCCCTTAATTTTTGAGATGTCAATTCTGTTTGAGTTGTAAGGAGTGAACTACTCCGCCGTAAGACGGACGGAGCTTCCCAATTCATCGGGAACTGCCTCAAAAACTCCATAGTTCTATTGGTCTGACATTCCCTCCAAGGGCAGGAGTCCTGGTTCCCAAGACCCAAATCTTTTTCTTGCAACATATACCTATTAGCTTGGTTTTCGCTTATGGCATTGATGGTCAAGACCAAATAATTCTATCAGAAAATTCTGGCGATTCGTCATACATCTGATATTTGTTTTTGCAAGAGCAAAAACAAATATCAGATGCAATCCTTATCCCCCGCTCCCTATCCCCACCTTATGAGTACATTGAAGGTGGGGACTTCCGCGACACGTTAAGTACGTATGCAAAAAGATTTATGTCATTGCGAGCGGAATGAAATGTAGCGTTCGCGCAGCGTCTCTAAGAGTTGCAATCCCAAGACCTTGGGATTGCTTCATTCGCAATAACAGATGTATATTTAATTTTGCATTAATACTTATTGAATCGCCAAGCCGCCAAGAAAAGCAGGAAATAAGTTTACAAATTATTATTTGCTCTCCATGAATTATTGAGAGACTGTAGACTGAGAAGCATAAGGGTAATCTCGTATATTTTGGCAGAGTTATGGAGCCAGTATCACTGACAGCCGCTGCGATCGCAACTTTGGTAATCACCAAAGCCTTTGAAAAAACTGGTGAAATCTTGGGCGAAAACGTTTTAGAGCAAAGTGGTAAATTATTTTTACTGCTGAAGCGCAAAGCACCTAAGACGGCGAGTGCTATAGAACTGGCTCAAACACAACCGCTAAATTATGGACAAGCTTCTCTGGTTGAGCAGGTAGAAGAAGCAGCAAAAAAAGACCCTGAAATTGCTCAAGCTGTGGAAGCTATAGCGGATACTGTTAAATCTCAACCCTCTATTATTCAGAATTTTACGAACACAGTCGATAAAAATTATGGCGGGAATGTCGGGAATGTTGCTAATGACAACCGCAATCAAACTTTTAATTTCTGACTAAAGTCGTCCGAAGGGGAACGGGTAAAGTTAAATCCCCCGACTGGAACACCGCAAAATTTACCTCTGAGTGGGGTAGTGGAATTTGTTGGGCGTGAGGAAGAATTGCAAAAACTGCACCAACTTTTGCAGGATAATAAACAAGTAGCCATTGCTGCGATCGCTGGTATGGGTGGAGTTGGTAAAACAGAACTCGCCTTACAATATGCCATCAAACGCCGCGAAACATATAACGGTGGGCTTTGCTGGTTGCTAGCAAAAAATGGGGATGTGGGCATTCAAGTTGTGCAGTTTGCCAGAACGCAGCTTGATTTAAAGCCGCCAGAAGATTTTGATTTACTCGCCCAAGTGCAATATTGTTGGCGGCGTTGGCGTGAGGGTGATGTGCTGCTAGTGCTGGATGATGTCAGCGACTATGAGGAAGTCAAGCCTTATCTACCGTCGTCATCTTCTCGGTTTAAAGTGCTGATGACTACGCGCCAGAAGTTGGGACGCATGGCACAGTTATCTTTAGATGTGCTGCAACCAGAGGCGGCGCTGGAGTTATTAAAGTCTTTACTCAAAGAGACACCGGGGCGAATTGAAAAAGAATTAGCTTTAGCAAATCAGTTGTGTGAATGGCTGGGATATTTACCTTTGGGTGTGGAATTAGTAGGGCGCTATCTGGCGCGGAAACAGGATTTATCCCTAGCAGAAATGTTGCGGCGGTTGGAGAACAAGCGATTAGATGAGCGTTCCCTCTCTAAATCTAAGTCGGAAGCTGACATGACAGCACAACGAGGTGTGTTAGCCGCCTTTGAGTTGAGTTGGCAAGAATTAGAGGACAATGATAAGCAATTGGGTTGTTTATTGAGTTTATTTGCTGCCGCACCTATACATTGGAAGTTGGTGGAACAGTGTTTACCAGATGAAGATGCCGAAGATTTAGAGGAAATTAGAGACGATAGCTTGCTGAATTTGCATTTACTCCAGCGCAAAGGTGAGGGAGTTTATCAATTACATCCACTGCTGCGCGAGTTTTTCCAATACAAGTGTACAGGTTTAGATAAGGTAGAGGAATTTAAGCGATCGCTTTGTCGGGTAATGGTAGCAGTTGCTAAAGATATTCCTGAAGACCCTACCCTTAAGCAAATCACTGCTGTTTCCCCCGCCATATCTCATATAGCTGAAATAGCAAAGAATCTCATTCAATACATCAGCAATAATAATTTACTTTATCCTTTCGTTGGTAACGCTCGTTTTTACAGTGGTCAAGGGTTTTATGATAAAGCTTTACCTTGGTATCAGGATTGTCTAAAAGTTATCAAAGAACGCTTGGGAGAAGAACATCCATCTGTCGCCACTAGCCTCAACAACCTAGCGGGACTCTACGACTCCCAAGGCAGATACAGCGAAGCCGAACCCCTTTACATCCAAGCTTTAGCACTCAGGCGCAAGCTGCTGGGTGAAGAACATCAAGATGTCGGACAAAGCCTCAATAACCTAGCGTTACTCTACTACTCCCAAGGCAAATACAGCGAAGCTGAACCCCTTTACATCCAAGCTTTGGCACTCGCGCGTCAACTACTGGGTGATGAACATCGATTTGTCGCCACTAGCCTCAACAACCTAGCGGGACTCTACAACTCCCAAGGCAGATACAGCGAAGCCGAACCCCTTTACATCCAAGCTTTAGCACTCAGGCGCAAGCTGCTGGAAGAAGAACATCCATCTGTCGCCTCTAGCCTCAACAACCTAGCGCATCTCTACGGTTCCCAAGGGAGATACAGCGAAGCCGAACCCCTTTTAATCCAAGCTTTAGCACTCAGGCGCAAGCTGCTAGGAGAAGAACATCCAGATGTCGGACAAAGCCTCAACAACCTAGCGTATCTCTACAACTCCCAAGGGAGATACAGCGAAGCCGAACCCCTTTACATCCAAGCTTTAGCACTCT
This genomic interval from Nostoc sp. KVJ3 contains the following:
- a CDS encoding lysylphosphatidylglycerol synthase domain-containing protein; translated protein: MLKKLQLNFSTLFGLSLLVLSVWAIANELQEYNYRDILNSLTAIPKSRLSWAIWLTALGYLVMIGYDILGFSYINRSLSWNKIALTSFISSAFSNTIGFALLTGSAIRYRFYSSWGVSAVAIAQVIAFANFTFWLGMFAVAGCLFLINPLKIPTQLHLPFATVRPIGIIFLLLVAGYLVGSIFIKQPLIIRGQEFRFPTFKISLVQIAISGLDWILAAAVLYPLLPGNISLSYLDFLGIYLLAMFAGVVSNVPGGLGVFETVILLILSSKISAAAILGSMLAYRGVYYFLPLLVAAGLLGIYEIRFRASK
- a CDS encoding agenet domain-containing protein, encoding MKNKVLFGAIFLTTWVGTLIPGALAASPCSVGQKAEVLWKEKWYPATVLKVKNDNCYITYEGYSSSWNEWVGTERFRASFGVGDAVRILWKGKWYKGQVLEVNNDLYKITYDGYDSSWDEWVEPSRVSR
- a CDS encoding tetratricopeptide repeat protein; the protein is MEFVGREEELQKLHQLLQDNKQVAIAAIAGMGGVGKTELALQYAIKRRETYNGGLCWLLAKNGDVGIQVVQFARTQLDLKPPEDFDLLAQVQYCWRRWREGDVLLVLDDVSDYEEVKPYLPSSSSRFKVLMTTRQKLGRMAQLSLDVLQPEAALELLKSLLKETPGRIEKELALANQLCEWLGYLPLGVELVGRYLARKQDLSLAEMLRRLENKRLDERSLSKSKSEADMTAQRGVLAAFELSWQELEDNDKQLGCLLSLFAAAPIHWKLVEQCLPDEDAEDLEEIRDDSLLNLHLLQRKGEGVYQLHPLLREFFQYKCTGLDKVEEFKRSLCRVMVAVAKDIPEDPTLKQITAVSPAISHIAEIAKNLIQYISNNNLLYPFVGNARFYSGQGFYDKALPWYQDCLKVIKERLGEEHPSVATSLNNLAGLYDSQGRYSEAEPLYIQALALRRKLLGEEHQDVGQSLNNLALLYYSQGKYSEAEPLYIQALALARQLLGDEHRFVATSLNNLAGLYNSQGRYSEAEPLYIQALALRRKLLEEEHPSVASSLNNLAHLYGSQGRYSEAEPLLIQALALRRKLLGEEHPDVGQSLNNLAYLYNSQGRYSEAEPLYIQALALWRKLLGEEHPSVAQSLNNLALLYGSQGRYSEAEPLYIQALALCRKLLGEEHPDVASSLNNLAYLYNSQGRYSEAEPLYIQALALWRKLLGEEHPSVATSLNNLALLYKSQGRYSEAEPLYIQALALRRKLLGEEHPDVAQSLNNLALLYKSQGKYSEAEPLYIQALDICERRLGANHPNTVTVRQNLADLRDRIASNQE